The following nucleotide sequence is from bacterium.
CCTCGAAGAAGGCGGCCCCGTACTTCATCAGCGCGGCGCCGTACCAGAGCGCCGCGACCGCGCCGGCGACGCCGAGCACGTGGATCGGGCGCAGCCACGCGAGCAGCGAACGGTCCCGGCGCACGGCCATGAGCGCGCCGATCGCGAGCGCCGGAAGCGCGAGCCCCACGGGACCCTTCGCGAGCGCGGCCAACGCGGCGCCGGCGGTGGCGAGCACGAGCGGCCCGCGCCCGCGGCGGACGAGCGCGAGCGTGAAGCCGGCGAACGTGATCGCGAGGGCGCCGCCGAGGACCATGTCGACGCGGGCCGAGGTCGCCGCACGCACCCACTCGAACGACGTCGCCAGGACGGCGGCCGCCGGCAGCGCGGCAGCGGGACCGAAGGCCGCCCGCGCGGCGGTCCACGTCGCCGCGACGCCGGCCGTCGCGGCGATCGCGGACGGCAGGCGCAGCGCTAACTCGGCGCGCTCCGGCAGCACGGCCAGCGCGACGGCCCCGAGCCAGTAGTAGAGCGGCGGCTTGCGGGCGAGGTCGCCGTCGGGTCGGGCGGGCACGAGCCATTCGCCCGTCCGCTGCATCTCCTGGACCACCATCCCCTCGCGGGGCTCGCCGCGGGTATAGAAGGGGACCTCGCCGACGCCCGTCAGGTAGAGCATCAGGCAGACGCCGACCAGCAGCATTCCCTCGCGGCGGGCGCTCATGCCGCAGGGCCCCACGCTGGACGCGGTGCCCCGCGGAGCGGTAGGGTCCGCGATCCCGCATGGCCCGCCCGGATGCGCCGACCTATGACGCCCATTGGGGTTACCGGACGCTCGACGCCGAACGCTACGAGCGCCGCCGGTACGGCAGCCCCCTGCGGCGCTGGAACCTGCGCATGCTCGAGCGCACGCTGGCCCGCGCGCTCGAGGGCGTGACCCCCGGCGGGCTGGTGCTCGACGCGCCCTGCGGCACGGGCATCCTGGCGCCGTTCCTGCGCAGCCGCGGCTTCCGCGTCGTCGGCGCCGACATCTCGCCGAACATGCTCGCGGTGGCGCGCGGACGCGCGCAGCCGGTCGACGTCCTGCTCGGCGACGTCGAGCTGCTGCCGGTGCGTGCGAAGAGCGTCGACGCCGTGGTCGTGAGCCGCTTCCTGATGCACCTGCCGCCGGACCGCCGCGTCGCGGTGCTGCGCACGTTCGCGGCGGCCACGCGCGGCCCCGTGATCGGAATGGTCTGCCATCCCTACACGTTCAAGACGATGTCGCGCGCCGTGCGCCGCTTCCTGGGGCTCACGAAGAAGACCACCAACCGTCTCACCCGCAAGCAGCTCGAAGCCGAGGTGGCCGCCGCCGGCCTGCGGCTCGAGCGCGTGCTCGGCGTCAGCCCCGGGTTCTCGGAGAAGTGGATCATCGTGGTCCGCACCGCGGGCCCGCAGTAAACCGTCCAGTCCTTCAGTCGGCAACAGGAGTCGCTCCCCATGGCCAAGATCGAGTCTGTTCGTGCCCGCGAGATCCTCGATTCCCGCGGCTTCCCCACCGTCGAGGCGACGGTCTCTCTCGCGGGCGGCGCGATCGCCGGCGCGGCGGTCCCGTCGGGCGCCTCGACCGGCGAGCGCGAGGCGGTGGAGCTGCGCGACGGCGATCCCAAGCGCTATGCCGGCAAGGGCGTCGCGAAGGCGGTCGCCAACGTCAACGGCGCGATCGCGCCGGCGCTCGCGGGCCTGGAGGCCGATCAGAACCTCGTCGACGCGAAGATGATCGCGCTCGACGGCACGGAGAACAAGGCGAAGCTCGGCGCCAACGCGCTGCTCGCCGTGTCGCTGGCGACGGCGCGTGCGGCGGCGATCGCCGCCGGCCAACCGCTCTACCGCTTCATGGGCGGCGCCGACGCGACGCTGCTTCCCGTCCCGCTGATGAACGTCATCAACGGCGGCAAGCACGCCGACAACAACATCGACTTCCAGGAGTTCATGATCGTCCCCCACGGCGCGCCGACGTTCGCCGAGGCGGTCCGCTGGGGCGTCGAGGTCTACCACGTCCTCAAGAAGGCGCTGGTGAAGAAGAACCTCGTCACCGCGGTCGGCGACGAGGGCGGCTTCGCGCCCGCGCTCGAGGGCCACGAGCAGGCGCTCGATCTGCTGGTCGGTGCGATCCGCGACGCCGGCTTCGAGCCCGGGCGCGACGTCGCGCTGGCGCTCGACTGCGCCTCGAGCGAGCTGTGGCAGGACGGCGGCTACGTCTTCCACAAGGCCGGCGGCCCGGCGAAGACGCCGGCCGATCTCGTCGCGCTCTTCGAGGCGTGGTGCGGCAAGTACCCGATCGTCTCGATCGAGGACGGCGTCGGCGAGAACGACAAGCAGGGCTGGAAGCTCCTCACCGAGAAGCTCGGCAAGACGGTGCAGCTCGTCGGCGACGATCTCTTCTGCACCAACGACAAGATCCTCGCCGCGGGCATCGCCGACGGCATCGCCAACTCGATCCTCATCAAGGTGAACCAGATCGGCACGCTCACCGAGACGCGCGCGACCATGGCCCGCGCCACCCGCGCCGGCTACACGAACGTCGTCTCGCACCGCTCCGGCGAGACCGAGGACGCCTTCATCGCCGACCTCGCGGTCGCGACCAACGCGGGCCAGATCAAGACCGGTGCGCCGGCGCGCAGCGAGCGGACGGCGAAGTACAACCGGTTGCTGGTGATCGCCGAGGAGCTGGGAGGGAAGGCGCGCTATGCGTCGCCGTTCGTGCGCTAGGACGGTCGGGTGCGCTCACGCCCAGCGGATGCGCCGGTAGTCGAACCGCGTCTCGATCGCCCCCAGCTTCACGATCGCGAAGTACGGCGACAGGTCGAAGTCGCGCGGCGTGATCAGCTGGGGGCGGTTGCGGTGGAACAACGCCGGGTAGGGCGCGCGGCGGAGGCCGAGGCGGTGCAGCCAGCCGTCGGGCGACGGACCGTCGACGGGCGTCACTTGCGGCAGGATCGGATAGCCGACGTTCTGCAGCGCGCGCGCGATCATCGACGAGCAGATCACTTCCTTGGTGAGCTGATTGCCCATTTCGAGGGCCCGACGGCGGAAGCGGCTCGGGATCAGCGAGACGGGGAAGAAGTAGCGCGCGAGCTCGAGGAAGTTGTCGACGTCGTAGCGCTCGCCGAGCTGCGCGATGAGCTCGTCGACGACCCGCTGCCGGTGCTCGTCGCTGAGACCGACCGGGCGACAGATGCGCAGGTTCAGGTGCACGTACTTGGTGACCGGCGACGCGATGACGCCGCTCTCCATGAGCGCTTCGACCATGAGGTGCCGCGCGTCGGCGCCGTATTGCAGCTCGAGCTCCGCGCGCCGGCTCGGGAAGCGCTTCCACAGCTCGTCGCCGACGTAGAGCGCCGCGTGCGACCACGAGCTTTGCGTCATGTACTTGATGACCTGGCTGACGCGCTGATCGCCGTCGACGAGGATGACGTCGCCCTTGTGCGCCGTCGCCCGCAGCTGCTCGGCGTTGGTCGGCAGGATGCGCAGGTAGGTGCGTCGCGGCTTGGTGAGGTGCCGCGCGGCCCACTCGATCAACCCGTCGCGAAGCCGACCCATCGATGGCCCGTAGTGTAACGCGTCGCCGAGCGAGTCCCCAGCGCAAACCCGTTGCGCTCTCGGATACGGCGAAGGCGTTCCGTCGCCGGCTCCTGCGCTGGTACGGCCGCCACAAGCGCGACCTCCCCTGGCGCGGCTCGACCGATCCCTACGCGGTGCTGGTCTCGGAGATCATGCTCCAGCAAACCCAGGTCGTCCGGGTAGCCGAGTATTTCCCGCGCTTTCTGGCGGCCTATCCGACCCTCGAGGACCTCGCCGCCGCCCCCGCCGACGCCGTGCGCGACAGCTGGGCCGGCCTCGGCTACTACGCCCGCGCGCGGAATCTCCACGCCGCAGCGCAGCACGTGGTCGCGGAGCTGGACGGCGTGTTCCCGTCGGAGGCGCGCGACCTGCGACGCCTGCCCGGCATCGGGCGCTACACCGCCGCGGCGGTGGCGAGCCTCGCGTTCGGCCGCGACGTGGCGACGGTCGACACCAACATCGACCGCGTCATCGGTCGCGTGTTCCGCGTGCGCGGGAAGGCGAAGTCGTCGCGGCGCGCGAAGCGCATCTGGGGGTTGGCCGAGGCGCTGGTGCCGCGCGGGCGGTCGTCGGACTGGAACCAGGCACTGATGGACCTCGGGGCGACCGTCTGCGTGGCGCGCGCGCCCCGCTGCCCGGCGTGCCCGGTGCGACGGGCGTGCGGGACGGCGGCGGTGGAGTGACGCCTGCCGCCGACGGCGTGCAGGGCCGCGACGGCATCGGGCCGGCCGCGACGTCGCCGTCTCCGTCCGCATCGCCGAGAGGGCCCATGCTACCCTCATCCCATGCACCCCCACGTCACCCTCATCACGCTCGCCGTCGACGACCTCGAGCGCGCCGTCGGCTTCTACCGCGACGGCCTCGGTCTCCCGACGAAGGGGATCGTCGGCACCGAGATCGAAAACGGTGCCGCGGCGTTCTTCGAGCTCCACGCCGGGCTGCGGCTCGGGCTGTGGCCGCGGCGGAGCCTGGCCGCCGACACCGGCCTGCCCGTCGGGCCGCGGAGCGCGACGGAGTTCTCGATCGCGCACAACGTCGACTCGCAGGCGGAGGTCGACGCGGTGATGGCGCAGGCGGAGCGCGCCGGGGCGCGCGTCGTCACGCCGGCGCGGGCGACGTTCTACGGCGGCTACGCCGGCTACTTCCAGGATCCGGACGGACACCTCTGGGAAGTCGCGTTCAACCCCGACCTCGCGTCGCTCGGCTGAATTCGGCCCCGATCCGATTGCCTCTTTCCGGAGGATCGGTATGCAGAACCATCATGCGCGCCGCTCGGATGCACGCCTACGACCAGCCCCTCGTGCTCGAAGACGTGCCGATCCCGGATCTCGCCGCCGACGAGGTGCTGGTGAAGGTCGGCGCCGCGGGCATGTGCCGCACCGACGTGCAGCTCGTCGACGGCTACTTCCGGAAGTATGCCGAGATGACGTTCCCGGTGACGCCCGGGCACGAGATCGCCGGCACGGTGGAGAAGGTCGGCAGCCTGGTGAAGGGGTTCCAGGAGGGGGCTCAGGTGGTCGTCGTCGGCGGCTGGGGCGACGAGACGTGCCGCCACTGCCATCGCGGCGACACGCACATCTGCGCGCACGGGCGCTGGCCCGGCTTCGGTCCGTACGGCGGCTACGGCGAGTACGTGCCGGTCCCCGCGCGCTACGCGATCGAGGTCGATGCGCGCTTCGGTCTTTCGGCCGAGGAGCTCGCGCCGCTCACCGACGCCGGTCTCACGCCCTATCGCGGCATCAAGAAGCTGCGCGACGCCGGGGCGCTCGGGCCGAATCGCGTCCTCGCCGTGTTCGGCGTCGGCGGGCTGGGCTCGTACGCCGTGCAGTACGCGAAGCTGCTCGGCGGCGGCGCCACCGTCGTCGCCTTCGCGCGCAACGAGGAGAAGCTCGCCATCGCCCGGGATTTCGGCGCCGATCACGTCGTCGGCACGCGGGGGCGGTCGCTCGACGACGTGCGCAGGGAGCTGACCCGGCTGGCGGGGCAGGGCGAGGTCGACGCGGTGATCGACTGCGCCGGCGCGACGGAGATGCTGCAGCTCGGGTTCGGCCTGCTCGCCATCGCCGGCCACTACGCATCGGTCGGGCTCGTCGGCGATCGCATCGACATACCGCTCTTCCCGTTCGTCGCGCGCGAGTACACCTACCACGGCTCGTTCTGGGGCAACTACAACGACCTCGCCGAGGTGGTCGCACTCGCGCGGCAGGGGAAGGTCCGGCACGCGGTGAAGGTCATCCGCTTCGAGGACATCAACGCGAACCTCGAGCTGCTCCGCACCGGCGCCGTCGTCGGTCGCGCCGTCGTCAAGTACTGAGCGCCGCCGGCGGGGCGGTCACAGCAGCGCCCGGATGCGCTGGTAGCCCCGCTGGATCTCTTCGAGGAGGAGTCGGGTCGCGGCGCCGACGTCACCGGCGGCGTGGCCTGCCTCGCGCCCGACGACGGCCGTCTCGGCGCGCAGATGCTCCCAGCGCTTCTCGAGCGCCTCCCACTCGTCGCGGGCGTCGGCCTTCGCCAGATGCAGGCGGACGCGCAGCTCGTCCCGCTGCGTCTTCAGCTGCTCCACGATCTTCGCAAGCTCTCCGGCCATGACGGTCCTCCTTCCACTCGATCCGCGAAGCCAGCGGCGTGCCATCGAGAAGACGCCGCCGCGCCGGGGCTGCGTGGCAGGCGCGCGACGCTGCGAGCGGCGCCGTCCGACGGCTGGGAATACCCGCTCGCATCAGAGGGAGCCTGGACAGCGGCGCGAAGGCTGGTACGACCACGCTGCGGATGGGACGCGAGATCGATCGTGAGAGCTTCACCGAGGCGGAGTTCGAGCGCTTCTCCGCCCGGCTTCGCGCCGGCGTCGCGGCTCTCGACGCCCTGCTGGGTCGCCCCGGTTTCGGCGAGGGACCGACCACCGTGGGGGCGGAGCTCGAGCTGTGCCTGATCGACGCCGCCGGACGGCCGCTGCCGCGCAATCGTGCGGTCCTCGATGCCGCCGCGCATCCCCGCCTGACGCTCGAGGCGGACCGCTTCAACATCGAGTGCAACACCGCACCGGTGCCGCTCCGCGGGCGGCCCTTCGCGGCCCTCCGCCGCGACCTCGACGACGTGCTCGGAGCGCTCGAGGTGGCCGCCGCCGCGCAGGGCGCAGGCCCGGTCGCGATCGGCATCCTGCCCACCTTGCGTCCCGACGACCTGACGCCCGCCGCGATCACCGAGAGCCCGCGCTACCGGGCGCTCTCGCACGGTCTGCGACGCCTGCGCCAGGAGGCGTTCACGATCGCGATCGACGGACCCGAGCCGCTGACGACGACGTACGACGACGTCACCGCCGAGGGGGCGAACACCTCGTGGCAGGTGCATCTGCGCGTGTCGCCCGCAGCGTTCGCCCGCACCTACAACGCGGCGCAGATCGCCACCGCACCGGTGCTCGCCGTCGCCGGGAACTCGCCCACGTTCCTCGGGCACCGCCTGTGGGACGAGACGCGCGTGGCGCTCTACCGGCAGTCGGTCGACGATCGCGTCGACGCCGAGCCCGAGGATTGGCGCCCGGCGCGCGTCACCTTCGGGCACGGCTGGGTGCGGCGTGGCGCTGCGGAGCTGTTCGCGGAGAGCGTGGCGCTGCACGCACCGTTGCTCGCCGCGGTCGACGCCGAGGATCCGGACGCGGTGCGCGCTGCCGGCGGTGTGCCGCAGCTGTGGGAGCTGCGCCTGCATCACGGCACGGTCTGGCGCTGGAATCGCGCCGTCTACGACGCCGCCGGCGGCGGCCACCTGCGCATCGAGTTCCGCGCCCTGCCCGCCGGCCCGACCGTGATCGACATGCTCGCCAACACGGCCTTCCTCCTCGGCCTGACGCTGGCGCTCGCGCCCGATGCGGATCGGCTGGTGACCCGCCTGACGTTCGGGCAGGCGCGTCGCAACTTCTACGCGGCCGCCCGCCACGGCGTCGACGCCGAGCTGCTGTGGCCGCACGACGAGGCGCCGTCGCCGCGCCGCTGCTCGGTGGCGACGCTGGTGCCGGAGCTCCTGCCGCTGGCGCGCACGGCGCTGTGCGACGCCGGAGTCGCACCCGACGAGGTCGATCCCCTGCTCGCGGCGATCGCGGCGCGCACGGCGCGACGTCGCACCGGAGCGCGCTGGCAGACCGCGGCGCTCGCGGCCTTCGAGGGCACGGCGGATCGGCCGACGGCTCTCAGGCGGATGCTGGCACGCTATCGTGCGCTCGCTGCGACCGGCGCGCCCGTGCACGACTGGCCGCTGCCGGTGTAGGGCCGTGCACCGGCGCGACGGTCGGTGGTAGGGATCGGGACATGTGGCGAGCCGTCGCGCTGCTGCTTCTGGCCGGCTTCGCGTCCGAGGGCAGCGCCGCTGCCGGCGGCGGGATCGAGGAGATGATCCGCCGGGACCCTGCGCTCGCCGCGCTCGATCGCCGCATGGCCGAGGTCTACGCCGCCGCCTCGAAGAAGACGCCGCCAGCGGCGAAGGCCGAGCAGCACGGCTGGGTGAAGCGGCGCGACGACTGCTGGAAGGCCGAGGACGAGGTCGCCTGCGTCCGCGACGCCTACCGCCGGCGCATCGCCGAGCTCCAGGCGCGCTTCCGGCTCGTGCCGTCGAAAGGGCCCTTCACCTGGCAGTGCGACGACAACGCCGCCAGCGAGTTCGCGGTCACGTTCTTCGAGACCGATCCGGCGACGCTGATCGCCGAGCACGCCGGCGAGACGTCGCTCATGTACCAGGCGCCGAGCGGCAGCGGCGCGCGCTACGAGGGACGCAACGAGAGCTACTGGGAGCACCGAGGCGAGGCGACGATCCGGTGGGGGGACGATGCCCCCGAGCTGCGCTGCCGATCGCTGCGATGAGACGAGGCTGCCGCGGCGAGCTCGAGCCGTTGCGGTGCGCCGCCCGCGCGAGGCAGAACGGCGGGCATGGCCGTCTTCCGCGGAGCGCAGAATCGGGTCCACAGCCTGGAGGGCAACCACGTCGCCGGCGTCGCCACGCCGACCTCGGGGGCGCGTCAGGTCGAGATGTGGCGCGGCCGCATGGACGCGGGATCGGCGACGCCGCCGCACAGCCATGACACCGAGGAGGTCGTGCTGTTCCTCAGCGGCAGCGGCCGCGCGACCGTGAGCGATCGCGCGGTCCGCTGGGCCGCGGGAGACACGCTCGTCCTGCCGCCCGGCGAGGTGCATCAGCTCTTTGCCGAGACGGCGAGCGAGTTCGTCTCCGCCATGCCGGGCGGCGGCACGGTGAAGCTGCCGGACGGCGAGGTGATCGAGCTGCCGTGGCGGACGTGACGCCCGCCGACGGGCGGCTTCCGTGCGATCGTCGCACCGTCCCATGACGTGAAGGGAGACCCGCATGGCTGCCAGGCCGATCGTCGTCGCTCCAGAGGACTACCCGCCCGCGCTCGATCTCGTGGGCGAGCATCTGACCATCCTGGCGTCGGGTGAAGCGACGGGAAGCTACGAGATCTTCCACCAGCAGGGACCCGAGGGCAGCGGCCCGCCGCCGCACAGCCATCCCTGGGACGAGGCGTTCTTCGTGCTCCGCGGCGAGATCGAGTTCGGCATCGACGCCGAGGCGAGGACCGCGCCGCCCGGGACGCTGGTGCACGTCCCCGCGGGGACCGCGCACTGGTTCCGCTTCGGGAAGGGCGACGCCGCGATGGTCTCGCTGACGTCGCGCCTCGGCGCCTCGAGGATGTTCACGGACATGGCGCGCGAGGTGGCGCCGGTGGATCCGGACCTCGACCAGCTGGCCGAGGTCGGCGGGCGCCACGGGCTGAAGATCGAGGTGTGATCGCGCGCCCCGGTCACGATGCGGGGGAGCTCACCCCACCGGCTCGCCCTCGATCACGCACACCGGCGCCATCGTCGGCACGACGCGCGTCAGCCGGAATCCGGAGGCGTCGTAGAGGGCGCGAAACTCGGCTTCCGAGCGCTGCCGCCCGCCGGTGCACACCAGCATGTTGACGTCGTTGGCCGCGGCGCCGCGGCTCGCGAGCGAGGTGTCGACCCGCACCGGGTAGACGCCCTCGACGATCAGCAGGCGCCCGCCTGCGGGCACGACCTCGCGGACGTTGCGCAGGATCGCGGTCGCACGCTCGTCGTTCCAGTCGTGGATCACGTGCTTCAGCAGGTAGGCGTCGGCGCCGGCCGGCACGGCGTCGAAGAAGCTGCCGCCGGCGACGCGCAGGCGATCTCCGAGGTCCGCGGCGGCGACGCCGGCGCGCGCGACGACGTGGGGTTGATCGAAGAGCAGGCCGCGCAGCGCCGGGTTGGCGGCGAGGATGCCCGCGAGCAGCGCGCCGTTGCCGCCGCCGACGTCGGCGAGGGTACCGAAGCGCGAGAAGTCGTACGCCGCGGCCACCGCGGCGGCGGTCATCGGCGCGAACGTCGCCATGGCCTCGTCGAACACCGCCATCTGCTCCGGGTCCTTGGCGATGGCGGCGAACGCGTCGCCGTCGGGGTCGGTGCGCTTGAACGCCGGCTCGCCGGTGCGCACGCACCACTCGAGCTCCTTCCAGCTGTCCTGGATGCGCGTGCCGGCGAAGAGCAGCACCATCGCGCGCATCGAGCCGGGGACGCCCGTGCGCAGCGCCTCGCCGAGCGGCGTCAGGGCGAAGCGCCCGTCGGCATCCTCGGTGAAGAGGCCGCCGCTCGCCAGCAGCCGCAGCACGCGGTGCAACGCCGCGGCGTGGGCGCCGACCTCGGCGGCGAGCGTGCCGGCGTCGCGCGGCCCGTCGGCCAGGCGGTCGGCGATGCCGAGCTTCGCCGCGAGATGGAGCGCGCGCGACACGTAGTGCCCGATCGACATCTGGTAGAGCAGCATCCCCGGGGGCAGCGTCGGTTCGGTGTTCGACATGGAGCCCCTGTAGCGGTTCCGGGGACGGGGGTCTTGGGAAAAAGTCCGCGGCGGCGCCGCCACGGGCGCGCGCGCCGTCAGCGCGTCCCGAGGAAGTCGAGCACGACGCGGGCCAGCTCCTCCCCGCGATCCTCCTGGAGGAAGTGACCGCCGCCCGCGATCGTCGTGTGGGGCTGGCCCTGCGCACCCGGGATGCGCTCGCGCAGCATGCGGTCGCCGCCGCGGTTCGCCGGGTCCTTGTCGCTGAAGGCACACAGCAGCGGGCGCGAGAACGTCTCGAGGACCGTCCAGGCCGCGAGCTGATCGGGCACCGCCGGATCGTCCGGCGTGAGCGGGATCAGGGCGGGAAAGCTGCGGGCGCCGGCCTTGTACGTCTCGTCGGGAAAGGGGGCGTCGTAGGCCGCGGCGATCTCGTCCGTCAGGCCGTCCGCGCAGCCGGAGCGCACGAGGGTCCCGACCGGAAACTCCGGCATCGCCTTCGCCATCGCCGGCCACTCGCGCAGGAACCGGCTGAACGGGCCCTGGCCCGTCGGCATGCCCGTGTTCGCCGCGCTGACGGTGCGGAACCGGTCCGGCAGCTCGGCGACGAGGCGCAGGCCGACGATGCCGCCCCAGTCCTGCGCGACGAGATCGACCGACGACAGCGCGAGGGCGTCGAAGAGCGCGCTCCGCATCCACGCCACGTGGCGCGCCACGGTGTAGTCCTCGTAGCGCACCGGCTTGTCCGAGCGCCCGAGGCCGACGAGGTCGGGCGCGATGCAGCGGTAGCCGGCGGCGACGAAGGGCGGGACGACCTTGCGCCAGAGGTACGACCAGGACGGGTTGCCGTGCAGGAAGACGACGGTGCGGCCCTCGCGCGGGCCTTCGTCGAGGTGGTGCACGCGCAGCGTGCCGCCTTCGCCGTCGGGCACCTGCACGTAGTGCGGGGCGAAGGCGAAGTCGGGGAGGCCTGCGAAGCGTTCGTCCGGGGTGCGGAGGAACTGCATGGCTCGCCCGTCTACCTGTATTGGCACAACGCACGCAATAACACGGTGGACTCCGCGGCGCCGC
It contains:
- a CDS encoding class I SAM-dependent methyltransferase, which gives rise to MARPDAPTYDAHWGYRTLDAERYERRRYGSPLRRWNLRMLERTLARALEGVTPGGLVLDAPCGTGILAPFLRSRGFRVVGADISPNMLAVARGRAQPVDVLLGDVELLPVRAKSVDAVVVSRFLMHLPPDRRVAVLRTFAAATRGPVIGMVCHPYTFKTMSRAVRRFLGLTKKTTNRLTRKQLEAEVAAAGLRLERVLGVSPGFSEKWIIVVRTAGPQ
- the eno gene encoding phosphopyruvate hydratase, producing MAKIESVRAREILDSRGFPTVEATVSLAGGAIAGAAVPSGASTGEREAVELRDGDPKRYAGKGVAKAVANVNGAIAPALAGLEADQNLVDAKMIALDGTENKAKLGANALLAVSLATARAAAIAAGQPLYRFMGGADATLLPVPLMNVINGGKHADNNIDFQEFMIVPHGAPTFAEAVRWGVEVYHVLKKALVKKNLVTAVGDEGGFAPALEGHEQALDLLVGAIRDAGFEPGRDVALALDCASSELWQDGGYVFHKAGGPAKTPADLVALFEAWCGKYPIVSIEDGVGENDKQGWKLLTEKLGKTVQLVGDDLFCTNDKILAAGIADGIANSILIKVNQIGTLTETRATMARATRAGYTNVVSHRSGETEDAFIADLAVATNAGQIKTGAPARSERTAKYNRLLVIAEELGGKARYASPFVR
- a CDS encoding lipo-like protein; the encoded protein is MGRLRDGLIEWAARHLTKPRRTYLRILPTNAEQLRATAHKGDVILVDGDQRVSQVIKYMTQSSWSHAALYVGDELWKRFPSRRAELELQYGADARHLMVEALMESGVIASPVTKYVHLNLRICRPVGLSDEHRQRVVDELIAQLGERYDVDNFLELARYFFPVSLIPSRFRRRALEMGNQLTKEVICSSMIARALQNVGYPILPQVTPVDGPSPDGWLHRLGLRRAPYPALFHRNRPQLITPRDFDLSPYFAIVKLGAIETRFDYRRIRWA
- a CDS encoding A/G-specific adenine glycosylase, whose product is MARSVTRRRASPQRKPVALSDTAKAFRRRLLRWYGRHKRDLPWRGSTDPYAVLVSEIMLQQTQVVRVAEYFPRFLAAYPTLEDLAAAPADAVRDSWAGLGYYARARNLHAAAQHVVAELDGVFPSEARDLRRLPGIGRYTAAAVASLAFGRDVATVDTNIDRVIGRVFRVRGKAKSSRRAKRIWGLAEALVPRGRSSDWNQALMDLGATVCVARAPRCPACPVRRACGTAAVE
- a CDS encoding VOC family protein; amino-acid sequence: MHPHVTLITLAVDDLERAVGFYRDGLGLPTKGIVGTEIENGAAAFFELHAGLRLGLWPRRSLAADTGLPVGPRSATEFSIAHNVDSQAEVDAVMAQAERAGARVVTPARATFYGGYAGYFQDPDGHLWEVAFNPDLASLG
- a CDS encoding NAD(P)-dependent alcohol dehydrogenase translates to MRAARMHAYDQPLVLEDVPIPDLAADEVLVKVGAAGMCRTDVQLVDGYFRKYAEMTFPVTPGHEIAGTVEKVGSLVKGFQEGAQVVVVGGWGDETCRHCHRGDTHICAHGRWPGFGPYGGYGEYVPVPARYAIEVDARFGLSAEELAPLTDAGLTPYRGIKKLRDAGALGPNRVLAVFGVGGLGSYAVQYAKLLGGGATVVAFARNEEKLAIARDFGADHVVGTRGRSLDDVRRELTRLAGQGEVDAVIDCAGATEMLQLGFGLLAIAGHYASVGLVGDRIDIPLFPFVAREYTYHGSFWGNYNDLAEVVALARQGKVRHAVKVIRFEDINANLELLRTGAVVGRAVVKY
- a CDS encoding glutamate--cysteine ligase, which encodes MGREIDRESFTEAEFERFSARLRAGVAALDALLGRPGFGEGPTTVGAELELCLIDAAGRPLPRNRAVLDAAAHPRLTLEADRFNIECNTAPVPLRGRPFAALRRDLDDVLGALEVAAAAQGAGPVAIGILPTLRPDDLTPAAITESPRYRALSHGLRRLRQEAFTIAIDGPEPLTTTYDDVTAEGANTSWQVHLRVSPAAFARTYNAAQIATAPVLAVAGNSPTFLGHRLWDETRVALYRQSVDDRVDAEPEDWRPARVTFGHGWVRRGAAELFAESVALHAPLLAAVDAEDPDAVRAAGGVPQLWELRLHHGTVWRWNRAVYDAAGGGHLRIEFRALPAGPTVIDMLANTAFLLGLTLALAPDADRLVTRLTFGQARRNFYAAARHGVDAELLWPHDEAPSPRRCSVATLVPELLPLARTALCDAGVAPDEVDPLLAAIAARTARRRTGARWQTAALAAFEGTADRPTALRRMLARYRALAATGAPVHDWPLPV
- a CDS encoding MliC family protein, with protein sequence MWRAVALLLLAGFASEGSAAAGGGIEEMIRRDPALAALDRRMAEVYAAASKKTPPAAKAEQHGWVKRRDDCWKAEDEVACVRDAYRRRIAELQARFRLVPSKGPFTWQCDDNAASEFAVTFFETDPATLIAEHAGETSLMYQAPSGSGARYEGRNESYWEHRGEATIRWGDDAPELRCRSLR
- a CDS encoding cupin domain-containing protein, whose amino-acid sequence is MAVFRGAQNRVHSLEGNHVAGVATPTSGARQVEMWRGRMDAGSATPPHSHDTEEVVLFLSGSGRATVSDRAVRWAAGDTLVLPPGEVHQLFAETASEFVSAMPGGGTVKLPDGEVIELPWRT
- a CDS encoding cupin domain-containing protein is translated as MAARPIVVAPEDYPPALDLVGEHLTILASGEATGSYEIFHQQGPEGSGPPPHSHPWDEAFFVLRGEIEFGIDAEARTAPPGTLVHVPAGTAHWFRFGKGDAAMVSLTSRLGASRMFTDMAREVAPVDPDLDQLAEVGGRHGLKIEV
- a CDS encoding methyltransferase; the protein is MSNTEPTLPPGMLLYQMSIGHYVSRALHLAAKLGIADRLADGPRDAGTLAAEVGAHAAALHRVLRLLASGGLFTEDADGRFALTPLGEALRTGVPGSMRAMVLLFAGTRIQDSWKELEWCVRTGEPAFKRTDPDGDAFAAIAKDPEQMAVFDEAMATFAPMTAAAVAAAYDFSRFGTLADVGGGNGALLAGILAANPALRGLLFDQPHVVARAGVAAADLGDRLRVAGGSFFDAVPAGADAYLLKHVIHDWNDERATAILRNVREVVPAGGRLLIVEGVYPVRVDTSLASRGAAANDVNMLVCTGGRQRSEAEFRALYDASGFRLTRVVPTMAPVCVIEGEPVG
- a CDS encoding haloalkane dehalogenase, with the protein product MQFLRTPDERFAGLPDFAFAPHYVQVPDGEGGTLRVHHLDEGPREGRTVVFLHGNPSWSYLWRKVVPPFVAAGYRCIAPDLVGLGRSDKPVRYEDYTVARHVAWMRSALFDALALSSVDLVAQDWGGIVGLRLVAELPDRFRTVSAANTGMPTGQGPFSRFLREWPAMAKAMPEFPVGTLVRSGCADGLTDEIAAAYDAPFPDETYKAGARSFPALIPLTPDDPAVPDQLAAWTVLETFSRPLLCAFSDKDPANRGGDRMLRERIPGAQGQPHTTIAGGGHFLQEDRGEELARVVLDFLGTR